In Nitrospira sp., the genomic window AGTGGCAGTCGCACAGTACGTATCGTCTTAGCAGCAACCATCGCGCTTGGAGCGATGGCCTGGTCGACCGTCGGTAGCCTCAGCACTGCAACAGCTGGTGCTCCCCCCGGCGCTCCCCCGTCCACAATACCTGGCGCGATTGAGTACACCCCTGAGGGCAAAATGAAAAGGCCGCCATTTTCTGCCTTCCGGCATTGGGTATATATTGGAACTCCTCTGACTCCGAACGATATGAACGATGGGAAGGCGAATTTCCCAGAGTTTCATAACGTCTACATGGATCCAGAGAGTTTTGCCTACTATGAGAAGAACGGTAAATATCGAGACGGCACCGCTATCGTGAAGGAATTGGTCAGCGTTGGTACAAAAGAAGCGGCCAGCGGCTCGGGGTATTTCCAAGGGGAATTTATCGGGCTTGAAGTTTCCGTTAAGGATTCCAAGCTTTTCCCGAAGGATCCCGGCAGCTGGGGTTTCTTCAGCTTTGGCCATTCGTACCCGCTCAAAGACGTGTCAAAGCCGAACAAAATCGACGAGTGCAATAAGTGTCATGAGACGAATGCCGTGGACTTTGTGTTCTCGCAGTATTACCCCGTACTGCGCGCGGCTAATCCCATGAAAAAGTAGCCGCCCGCTTGACTCGGTAGCCGATGACCACGCGTCATTGGCTACCGAGGTCAGCCACTTTTTACTTAAAGCGTACGTATGAGGTTGTCATTCAAGTTTGTGTCACTGTGTCTATGTCTTGTGTTTGCCCTTGGCGTAAGTGGATGTCTTTCTCCTCTCGCAACCCATCGCGCCGTGTTGGAGTACGACCGGACCGTCAGTTACGTCGAAGCAGACCTCTTACTGCTCAACATCGCACGCGCACGATACCATAGACCCGTGCATTTCACGGCGGTGTCAAGCGTCGCCGCGACGTTCGATTTTCGAACAGATGCAGGAATTCGTGGAGGGATTGGGCATGCTGTCGACCCGTCAGAATACCCGCTTGGCCTTGAATATGGGGTGAGTGTTGCGGAGAACCCGACGATCACCATCATCCCTATCACTGGCGAGGAGTTTACGAAACGAATTCTTCACCCCCTCAGTGAAAACACCTTGAGAGCCTTGATGTACCAAGGCTATGAACTCAACATGCTGTTGCGTCTGATGGCGAGAGGACTCTCGGTCGAAGACCGTGATGGTCAGCATTTATTGATTAACCGCCCTTCTGAGGAAGAGGGTTTCATCGAATTTCGCCGTCGGGTGCTGCATCTAGCTGGCCTCGAGAAGAGCAGACAACTCTATATCGAACCTGTGCTATTCAACGACACCCAAACTATGTACGTTCGCCCCCCGGACCCCCGTGAGATCGTCGAGGCGACAGAGAAAGGATATCGCTGGGAGACGGACACTAAGTCCGGAGTCCATACCGTATGGCGCCCGACAATCGGACGACTCTTGATCTCTAACTATGACTCGAGACGCCTGTCGAACGAGGAACGGAGGCAATTACATTTGGAGGCGCTCCAATATCCTGAAAACCAGATATTGGTCGATATTCGGCCTGGTTTTCCTGGTGGTGATTATCCGCTTCATGGCACGTTACTTCTGAGAAGCATCAATGCCATCGTTGGATTTGTCGGCCAGAATTTCGAGGAGGACCGCGAATTTGCCGTTACGCCTGATCCAAGAACCATTACACCCGTGCGCAATCCAACACACACGCTGGAAGTTGTCGAATCGGCCAGTAAGCCTGACGAGATCGAATTCGCCGTCTACTTTGAGGGGAAGTATTATTCGATAAAAAGGTACCCAGTCGAACAGAGGACGGAGTCCAATTGGAATCAAGAAGCCTTCGCCGTGCTATCCCATCTCTTTCAGATGACTGTCACGGATTTGGGCAAAGTCCCAACTCCAGCGATTACCATTCAGAAATGACGGGGCGATATGTCTACCGATCTCTCGAGTCTCAAAATATCTTGG contains:
- a CDS encoding cytochrome P460 family protein translates to MYLTSGSRTVRIVLAATIALGAMAWSTVGSLSTATAGAPPGAPPSTIPGAIEYTPEGKMKRPPFSAFRHWVYIGTPLTPNDMNDGKANFPEFHNVYMDPESFAYYEKNGKYRDGTAIVKELVSVGTKEAASGSGYFQGEFIGLEVSVKDSKLFPKDPGSWGFFSFGHSYPLKDVSKPNKIDECNKCHETNAVDFVFSQYYPVLRAANPMKK